A stretch of the Peromyscus leucopus breed LL Stock chromosome 10, UCI_PerLeu_2.1, whole genome shotgun sequence genome encodes the following:
- the Tspyl6 gene encoding LOW QUALITY PROTEIN: testis-specific Y-encoded-like protein 6 (The sequence of the model RefSeq protein was modified relative to this genomic sequence to represent the inferred CDS: inserted 1 base in 1 codon; deleted 1 base in 1 codon; substituted 1 base at 1 genomic stop codon) yields the protein MDVEANSGAEESGPSLLNVVLQMRSLEAVQLDLNTMNTQADRALQQLEHXAIHQYYLEHSNYGIQSIPGFWVTAPRNYPQLFEMIRGQDVEMLRYITNLEVKESSLSRASCRFKFFLRNPFFRNTLIVNDYEVRPTGQVISLSTPIKWRPGHEPQPFIHGNQDATCSFFTXLSDHSHPERDRITQIIKEDLWPNPLQYYLLHTGAPRARHRQIREPVEIPRPFGFQSG from the exons ATGGATGTGGAGGCAAACAGTGGGGCGGAGGAGTCAGGGCCGAGCCTCCTGAATGTGGTTCTGCAGATGAGGTCCCTGGAAGCTGTCCAGCTGGATCTGAACACTATGAATACCCAGGCCGACCGCGCCCTTCAGCAGCTGGAGC GGGCAATCCATCAGTACTATCTGGAGCACAGCAACTACGGCATCCAGAGCATCCCAGGCTTCTGGGTCACCGCCCCTCGAAACTACCCACAGCTGTTCGAAATGATT CGGGGCCAAGATGTGGAAATGTTAAGATACATAACCAACCTGGAAGTGAAGGAGTCCAGTCTCTCTAGGGCAAGCTGCCGGTTCAAGTTCTTTTTAAGAAACCCCTTCTTCAGAAACACTCTGATCGTCAATGACTACGAGGTCAGACCCACTGGCCAAGTGATATCACTCTCCACTCCAATCAAATGGCGCCCTGGCCATGAACCTCAGCCCTTCATTCATGGGAACCAGGATGCCACGTGTAGTTTCTTCACCTAGCTTTCAGACCACAGCCATCCAGAGCGTGACAGGATCACACAGATCATCAAAGAGGACCTCTGGCCAAACCCACTGCAATACTATCTCTTACACACAGGGGCCCCTAGGGCTAGACATCGCCAGATAAGAGAACCTGTGGAGATCCCTAGGCCCTTTGGGTTCCAATCTGGTTAA